In Chaetodon trifascialis isolate fChaTrf1 chromosome 2, fChaTrf1.hap1, whole genome shotgun sequence, one DNA window encodes the following:
- the dand5 gene encoding DAN domain family member 5, which produces MAFPVSLILLSGWTAAAFTFPHNTFDNIVQKSRVEFESSGSGPDEPARGIVKVVQLDPRALAQSGFLRRGLTPRRPPSLSSRLSFPAFLSHGRAGPAPAHKTPVRPLHHLHPKSPTEMELKKSQSLQMWQRAINKGEKMTMSLPVHLKDTKQTCTAVPFTQHVTADGCDTVTLHNKLCFGQCSSLFVPSEGEFAGPGAGTGALHQRVPCSRCAPSKAHTVAVSLRCGAEVREKRVMVVEECKCETSREEKSAEAAASTHL; this is translated from the exons ATGGCTTTCCCTGTCAGCCTCATCCTTTTGTCAGGTtggacagctgcagctttcacattCCCTCACAATACTTTTGACAACATTGTGCAAAAGTCAAGAGTGGAATTTGAATCATCTGGCAGCGGACCAGACGAACCTGCCCGGGGAATAGTTAAGGTTGTCCAGCTGGACCCTCGTGCCCTGGCCCAGTCAGGGTTCCTCAGAAGGGGGCTGACCCCCAGAAGACCCCCGTCCCTGAGCTCCAGATTGTCCTTCCCTGCTTTCCTGTCTCACGGGCGTGCCGGTCCAGCCCCGGCCCACAAGACCCCAGTGAGGCCACTGCACCACCTGCACCCTAAAAGCCCCACTGAGATGGAACTAAAGAAGAGTCAAAGCCTGCAGATGTGGCAGAGAGCCATAAATAAAGGAGAGAAGATGACCATGTCCCTGCCAGTCCACCTGAAGGACACTAAACAGACGTGCACGGCGGTCCCTTTCACTCAG CATGTGACAGCCGACGGATGCGACACAGTAACGCTGCACAACAAGCTGTGTTTCGGCCAGTGCAGCTCCCTGTTTGTCCCATCCGAAGGGGAGTTTGCAGGGCCAGGTGCCGGGACGGGGGCCCTACACCAACGTGTCCCCTGCTCCCGCTGCGCCCCATCCAAAGCTCACACTGTGGCCGTGTCCCTGCGCTGCGGAGCCGAGGTCCGGGAGAAGAGAGTCATGGTGGTGGAGGAGTGCAAGTGTGAGACGAGCCGTGAGGAAAAGAGTGCTGAAGCTGCGGCTTCCACACACCTGTAA